One Castanea sativa cultivar Marrone di Chiusa Pesio chromosome 4, ASM4071231v1 DNA window includes the following coding sequences:
- the LOC142632885 gene encoding L-lactate dehydrogenase-like, with translation MIVYDEPLKKVPNGSSSSLGPGGLDLTQAFFKPIQRAGLPSPAKRHTKISVIGADNVGMAIVQTILTQDLADKIVLIDAKADKLRGEMLNLQHAATFLPRTKINASVNYELTVGSDLCIVTAGAHQNPSDEFQFLLFKLFWVSCFWT, from the coding sequence ATGATTGTTTATGATGAACCACTAAAAAAGGTCCCCAATGGTTCATCTTCGTCACTGGGTCCAGGAGGGCTGGATCTAACCCAGGCCTTCTTCAAGCCCATCCAACGCGCCGGCCTCCCTTCCCCAGCTAAGCGCCACACTAAAATCTCCGTCATTGGAGCTGACAATGTTGGCATGGCCATAGTTCAAACCATTCTGACCCAAGACTTGGCCGACAAGATCGTCCTCATTGACGCCAAGGCCGACAAGCTACGTGGCGAGATGCTCAACCTCCAACACGCTGCTACGTTTTTACCCCGCACCAAAATCAATGCCTCTGTCAACTACGAGCTCACCGTTGGATCTGATCTCTGTATCGTCACTGCTGGGGCCCACCAGAACCCCAGCGATGAGTTTCAATTCTTGTTGTTTAAACTTTTCTGGGTTTCTTGTTTTTGGACATGA